In a single window of the Thermotoga sp. KOL6 genome:
- a CDS encoding DUF523 domain-containing protein, translated as MKILVSACLLGIPTRYDGVSKIDEKVISLLEKHVLIPVCPEQLGGLPTPRPRCEIIGGHGWTGKEKVVDEFGNDRTENYVRGAKLTFNIARLLKIDLAILKSKSPSCGNKCVYDGSFLGKLVEGKGVTAYFLEKNGIRVLNEREIHLIPE; from the coding sequence ATGAAGATCCTTGTCAGTGCCTGCCTTCTTGGGATACCCACAAGATACGATGGTGTTTCAAAAATCGATGAAAAAGTGATTTCTCTTTTAGAAAAGCATGTCTTGATTCCCGTTTGCCCTGAACAGTTGGGTGGTCTTCCTACACCACGACCGCGCTGTGAAATCATAGGTGGACACGGTTGGACAGGAAAAGAGAAAGTTGTTGACGAGTTCGGAAATGATAGAACAGAAAATTACGTAAGGGGTGCAAAACTCACCTTCAATATTGCCCGCCTTTTGAAGATTGATCTCGCAATCCTCAAATCAAAAAGTCCTTCTTGTGGAAATAAGTGTGTCTACGATGGGAGCTTCTTAGGGAAATTAGTTGAAGGGAAGGGGGTCACCGCCTATTTTCTGGAAAAAAACGGGATCAGAGTTTTAAATGAAAGAGAAATTCATTTGATTCCTGAATAA
- a CDS encoding ROK family transcriptional regulator, whose amino-acid sequence MLNELERTILQILKDRKNISRIDISRKLGISKPVVSKAVNKLINLGFVKETGKKESSSRGGRRPILLSFVPRNRYVVGVDIGGTKIDAILTDLNGTVLRKEHKNLPEKIGKEHLFEEIVNVIDPFLREDKVLGIGIGIPGTVDEKGFVKRLPAFGVMNWDLRHELERRTGLPVLIENNANLDAFSESRIGAGKGFKCVLLISIGWGIGAGMVYNGEIFRGAKGKAGEFGHIVTDWVKERKRVPEKGFGHLEEWFSGFSLKRKFGEIEPNEVFDQHFSDLKEGIEHLGVAIANAVVLVDPDVVIIKGGIGFHQFEKIEPIIKSVLENTVPKDILEDVVIKKGEIEEYGVAIGGALFVIKNILGLV is encoded by the coding sequence ATGTTGAACGAACTTGAAAGAACAATTCTTCAAATACTAAAAGACAGGAAAAATATCTCAAGAATAGACATTAGCAGGAAATTGGGAATTAGTAAACCCGTTGTTTCTAAGGCTGTGAACAAGCTGATAAATTTGGGGTTTGTTAAAGAAACCGGAAAAAAGGAGAGCTCATCTAGAGGAGGAAGGAGACCTATTTTGCTTTCTTTTGTTCCAAGAAACAGATACGTTGTGGGTGTGGATATCGGAGGTACAAAAATCGATGCTATCCTTACGGATTTAAACGGAACTGTCTTAAGGAAAGAACATAAAAACTTGCCGGAAAAAATTGGCAAGGAACATCTTTTTGAAGAAATTGTGAATGTTATTGATCCCTTTTTGAGGGAAGACAAAGTCCTTGGGATAGGAATAGGCATCCCAGGGACTGTTGACGAAAAAGGTTTTGTGAAACGACTTCCTGCTTTTGGAGTGATGAACTGGGATCTGAGGCACGAGTTGGAACGTAGAACGGGTTTACCCGTTCTCATAGAAAACAATGCGAATTTAGATGCATTTTCAGAAAGCAGAATAGGAGCTGGTAAAGGGTTTAAATGCGTGCTCTTGATTTCCATAGGTTGGGGTATTGGAGCGGGGATGGTCTACAACGGGGAGATTTTTAGAGGTGCCAAGGGAAAGGCAGGGGAATTTGGACACATTGTAACTGATTGGGTGAAGGAGAGAAAGAGAGTTCCTGAGAAAGGTTTCGGACACCTGGAGGAGTGGTTCTCCGGTTTTTCCCTGAAGAGAAAGTTTGGTGAAATTGAACCTAATGAAGTGTTTGACCAACATTTTTCGGATTTGAAAGAGGGAATAGAGCACCTCGGTGTTGCCATTGCGAATGCTGTTGTATTGGTTGACCCAGATGTGGTGATCATCAAAGGTGGAATAGGATTTCATCAATTCGAGAAAATTGAGCCTATAATCAAATCTGTTTTGGAGAACACCGTACCAAAAGACATTCTCGAAGATGTTGTCATTAAAAAAGGTGAAATCGAAGAATACGGGGTAGCGATCGGGGGAGCTCTTTTTGTTATCAAAAACATCTTGGGATTGGTGTAA
- a CDS encoding peptidoglycan DD-metalloendopeptidase family protein — protein sequence MRRWLLVLWLFVSITYGLSSYFLVHYKIQKNDTLYSISLDFGVSPSLILDWNPGLTPWNLKVGQIIIIPQPPGYMYTVQKGDNLDIIAKRFFTTPVLIKEANHLTSDIIYVGQKLFIPESAIGKAFNDEKFFIWPVYGTISSGYGWRIHPITGKYSFHSGIDIAAPTGTPIFAAESGIVEFAGVNGGYGLMVKIKSSSYEHVYGHLSQIDVYEGQYVKKGQLIGRVGSTGLSTGPHLHFEIRVREKAVNPLNYLPSKIWVLKKELVGAGGE from the coding sequence ATGAGGCGGTGGTTACTTGTTCTTTGGCTGTTCGTTTCGATTACGTATGGCCTTTCTTCCTATTTCTTAGTACATTATAAGATACAGAAGAACGATACCTTGTACAGTATCTCACTTGACTTTGGTGTATCACCTTCACTCATCTTGGATTGGAACCCGGGTCTTACACCTTGGAATCTTAAGGTTGGTCAGATTATCATTATCCCTCAGCCTCCAGGATACATGTACACAGTACAGAAAGGAGATAACCTCGATATCATAGCAAAAAGATTTTTCACGACCCCTGTTTTGATAAAAGAGGCAAATCATCTGACATCGGACATCATATACGTTGGTCAAAAGTTGTTCATTCCTGAGAGTGCTATTGGGAAAGCCTTCAACGACGAGAAGTTTTTCATATGGCCGGTTTACGGAACAATCTCTTCGGGATACGGTTGGAGGATACACCCGATAACGGGGAAGTATTCCTTTCACTCTGGAATCGATATAGCCGCTCCCACAGGGACTCCCATTTTCGCAGCTGAAAGTGGAATTGTGGAATTTGCCGGTGTAAACGGCGGTTATGGTCTTATGGTGAAGATAAAATCTTCATCTTATGAACATGTGTATGGTCATTTATCGCAGATAGATGTTTATGAAGGACAATACGTGAAAAAAGGACAACTGATAGGGCGGGTTGGAAGCACGGGATTGAGTACAGGACCTCATCTCCATTTTGAAATCAGAGTGAGAGAGAAGGCTGTGAATCCTCTGAACTACTTGCCAAGTAAGATCTGGGTTTTAAAAAAAGAATTGGTGGGTGCTGGTGGTGAATGA